Part of the Mastacembelus armatus chromosome 6, fMasArm1.2, whole genome shotgun sequence genome, acgtccatccatccattatctattcctgcttattccctaaccaggctcacagggatctgctggagcctatcccaggtctctttgggtgaaaggcaggggtacaccctggacaggtcaccaattGTTGACTTGTCTGTAGTGGATAAACTAGACACAAAAAGTCAGTTCTTATTTCATTGGATAGTGAAATCCATAAGAAAATATACAACACTTCTAGTTCTTCAGAAATACAACCCAGGAGTGCTTCATTTTCTGAATGCTGCTAATTAAGTAGAGGGATGACCTGGATTGACAGATGTAAAAAGAGCCCAGTAACCCAGGGCAGACTGCATttcataaatattaattaaaagtGTGCTCTCACTTTGCCTCTGTGTACAGCGGGGACTACAGAGCAGCACCCTAAGCTGGTAGAAATTCAGGCGCTGATCAAGGACATGACAGCAGGGCAGATGCTTGCTTGACACAAAGTTTGTTCCAACAAAGGACAGTGTCTGTTACTGTAAGGCCACACTGCACCAGAGATCTCTTCTATGATAATTAAggactttatttaaattttgtcCTTGCATGCTTCATTAAGTAAATAATTAGTTGAGTTTgttatgaaaataattgttgtaTGCTTTAATCACATTcacatgtggacaaaattgttggtatcCTTccattgaaaaagaaaaacccacaatagTCATTGAAaaaacttgaaactgacaaaagtaataataaataaaaatgtactaaatattaactaatgaaaatcagacattgcttttgaattgtggttcaacagaagcatgtaaaaaaaaaaacaaactaatgaaactgatCTGGACAAAAATAATGGTACCTCTAGAAAGGATTGAAAAGAATTTGACCACAGGGACATGTTAAACTCAAGTGTGTCCTGTAATcagcatcacaggtgtcttcaaacttgtgatcagtcagtctgcctatttaaagggtgaaaagtagtcactgtgctgtttggtatcatggtatgtaccacactgaacatgggtcacagaaagctaaggagagaCTTGTCTCAGGacattagaaagaaaattatagacaagcatgttaaaaGTAAAAGCTATAAGACCACCTCCAAGTAgtttgatgttcctgtgactacagttgcacatattattcagaagtTTAAGGCCCACAAGATTGTAGCCAACCTCCCTGGATATGGCTGCAAGAGGAAAATTGCTGACAAATTGAAGAGACGGATAATATGAATGGTAACCAAATAGctcagaacaacttccaaagagGTTAAaggtgaactccaaggtcaaggtacaTCAGTCTCGGATTGCACCATCCGTTTCTGTTTGAGCCAAGGCTGGCTTAATGGAAGATGACTGAGGAGGACTCCACTGTTgaaatcaaataataaaaaagtgagactggaatttgccaaaatgcatattgacaagccACACAActtctgggagaatgtcctttggacagatgagacaaaactggagctttttggcaAGTTACATCAGCTCTATGtttacagacacaaaaatgaagcatacaaagaaaagaacaatgtacctactgtgaaacatggaggaggctcgGTTATGTTCTGGGGCCGCTTTGCTGTGTCTGGCACAGGGTGTCTGGAATCTGAGCAGGGTACAATGAAGTCTCAAAACTATGAAGGCATTCTGGAGGGAAATACTGCCCAGCGTCAGGAACTTGGTCTCAGTCACAGGTCAtgggtcctccaacaggataatggcccaaaacacacagataaaaacacccaagaattgctaagaacaaaacacaggACTATTCTGAAGTGACCTTCTatgagccctgatctaaatcTGATTGACTATCTGTGGAAAGAGCTAAAACATGCAGTGTGGACAAGGCACCCCTtaaacctgagacagctggagcagtttgctcacgAGGACTCGACCGAAGTACCTGTCAACAGGTGCAGACGTCTTattgagagttacagaaattgCTTAATTGAAGTGATTGCCTCAAACGATTgtacaacaaaatattaagttaaaggttctgtcatttttgtccaggccagttttattagttttttttcttttttctttttttttttaatgcttctgttgaaccacaattccAACACAATGTCtaattttcattagttaatttttatttattacttttgtcaatTTCAAGTTTTTTaagtgaccattgtgggtttttctttctttaatggaattttgtccatgtgtgtatgtccaGTTTAGGTCTTCAGTATAAAAtcataacaaaatgttttaaaaagattaTCCCCATGTGTGTTTTAGCATTTGTATTAACATGCATATGCTTAAAGACACCCACTGTTTTATAATTCATTcttaaataatgaaatcattGTAATAAGGCATCTGCATTAAAactcttttcctttcggctgctcccttcaggggtcgccacagcgaatcatctgcctccatttaaccctatcctctgtatcctcctcacccacaccaactatcctcatgtcctccttcactacatccaagaacctcctctttggtcttcctctaggcctccttcctggcagctctaacctcagcatccttttactaatgtattcactgtccctcctctgaacatgtccaaaccatctcaatctggcttgtctggctttttctccaaaacatctaacatgagctgtccctctgatgtcctcattcctgatcctatccatcctctcCTAtccctcccagagagaacctcaacatcttcagctctgctacctccagctctgcctcctgtctgacactttcctccacccgttccaacctgttTGCACacttctcttcttttccacactctcaaTTTCTCTGGGCTGTTtaccctaggtacttaaaatcctacaccttcttcacctctactccctgtaacctcaccgttctacttgagtcgctctcatttacacacaagTACTCTGTCTTACTGCGGCTAACCTAATCTGCATTAAAACTCTGAACATGAGGAAAGTCTGCCAGCAGAGGGCAACACTAACATTAGAAATACACAGTCAACTGAAATGCTTCAGACTTTGTCCAAACATCAAGATTAAATAAGACAATTaagatgtttttgtctgcttgTCCTTTTCTGTTACCAGCACAGTGTTtgtggtttcatttttattattaaatcataagataaaactataataataacTGCACCCCATGATAATTATTTGAAAACTGACACATTCTTAGAGCTCTTGTTGGTTCTACTCAAtcatttaacaagagacacgttgcatcttttcaggctgggatcagctcgtggctgcaagaagacgtctcttcttgggtttgtggctgcagccccgagcttcacacagacttctttatttatagcaaacaaggttacacaatagttgcacagaagacctttaacatataTCACGTTCGctttagaaacaaggaaactggcttttgtcCCTATAGATTCATGAAGTTCAACCAGGGGGCACTTGGTGTCACAAGTTCCTTGACCCAGAGcgggtctgtttcacttcctaaacGCATACATTCTtacaacatatgcacaactgacatgtgttgagcggtcaacattcaaagcagtcaaaagttcaatgtctcaacaagatcacatgtacatttacttatagcagtgaataaattctatgataaacaatttagacttttgatcctaACAGCTCTGATGTAAAATTTCTGCTTTACTTTTAATGTGCTGATTATGGTTACTGAAAAATTTTAAGGTTGATTTAGGTCTCAACTGCAATGTGCTTTTTTCTGCCCCTGTCAGGCCTTCCTGCCTCTTTTAAAACAAGCTGCATCCAGGGGAGGAGCAGGTGGCTCAGCTACAATGGGCATCCACAGGGCAGCGGTTATCAACATATCCTCTATGCTGGGCTCTGTGGCACTCAGCTGGGATGATGGCGATGATTTCAAATGGTACCCCTACAGGGCATCCAAGGTATCGTTACCCTGGGATAAAAACTGGCTTGATGGGTTCAGGCGGGTAATCAGGGTAGATCTTTGAGGCGTGTAACGTGGGTTAACTACTTTAAATTGCTACAGAAAGGGGTCTCAGATTTGTTTGAATGGGTTGGGCAATGCATGTGTGAATTAATCAATGAAGTCATAACTTCTTATGCAACAGTGGAAGGGTTTTGGAAAAATGTGAGGGAAAATATCATCTAAACCTTTCAGAGTCCATGGTGATCAGCTGTTAGGTTAAACTGTACTGTAGTGGGTTGGGCTTTGCATTACGCTGCGAGGTaaattgtttttacttgttttctcAGAGTGCCCTCAACATGATGAGTCGCTGTATGGCTGCAGACCTAAAGCCTGATGGAATTCTTTGTATGGCTATACACCCTGGCTGGGTCCGCACCGACATGGGGGGGTCAGAGGTGAGGAAAGGCCTAGTCTGACTAACTCTGCCACAATCGTTCAAAAAAGTGCAAGCTGTGATTAAAGCACATAAGGACttggtgtggtggtggtgatgggatgaaggagaggtaggacccaggTGCAGGACACAAACGGgtttttgtttcctggatcTCGAACACGAACAAAATACAGGGATTTCTCCGCCACTCGGCATGCAGGcaggcaaaacagaaagaacCGTTCCTCACATACATCACATACGTTACGTTATGTTATCAATGCTCCGACAAAGAACGAAGCAATACCGGGgacatatatagacagaactCAGGACTAAAACACAGATGAACGTAATCAAATGTAACGTAACCAAAATACGAGACTAAAAACCAGAACTCAGAATACATATCCTAACACTGAGGGGGAAAAGCcttcaagtttttgttttttttttttaaattctaatttCTCACAATTTCTTAACATATCTGACTAGgttattgtcttgtttttctccatCTCCTTTCAGGCTGATCTGAGTACAGAGGAGAGCATCACTGCCACCTTGTCTGTCATTGGTGGACTTACCGAAAAGGATCATGGGTCTTTTCTCAGCTATACAGGGGAGGTGCTGCCCTGGTGATCCTGATCATCACAGTAATCAGCAGGATGA contains:
- the LOC113133486 gene encoding C-factor-like; the protein is MNGALGFRNCGSVLITGANRGLGLQMVETLASGAFSPGKIIATARNPAAAQKLQELAQKYPNIHITTLDVVSQESIDKAVEAVAQLVKEDGLNCLINNAGVNVLADFHNVTPDMMIENYHTNTVAPVMITKAFLPLLKQAASRGGAGGSATMGIHRAAVINISSMLGSVALSWDDGDDFKWYPYRASKSALNMMSRCMAADLKPDGILCMAIHPGWVRTDMGGSEADLSTEESITATLSVIGGLTEKDHGSFLSYTGEVLPW